The Daucus carota subsp. sativus chromosome 2, DH1 v3.0, whole genome shotgun sequence genome includes a window with the following:
- the LOC108208747 gene encoding DUF724 domain-containing protein 3 isoform X1, translating to MAAITANIRYAPEDPSLPKPWRGLIDGKTGYIYFWNPETNVTQYQKPGTIQVKPDSSDKCVTVATCSSVQAQHSSQVPNQELTTIDGNDRNGRGSDGCGERSDQNHKSVTGWMFREGTAVEVSFQKENFNVWHVGTVMKATVNDKCLVKYQCPGGDNEHKIQEFAYSPNIRPSPPSLEDNDYLLLEKVEAYFECCWWSGKIRRLLEDRRYIVGIEHAKKEMTFEHANLRPCMVWTDGKWINEKYDKRPGVLTRQSENSDKQQKWAEEHQDQNGFVSAEKRDNGGVHVEEIVDKECLTKEVDVPDKEAKGARSARNCDLSVKKDEKKQSSEQEIHTVNCIKGSTEGDNSSKRKRGRPKALPKKKQIGSMKDLLQATSEIITGAKMNMQDSCIGDEAKLSAEDCVISTAVDEIPNNGDLCGSTKKNLAVITSNRKLRSRGRRPNRMVSRTANTPLLDDQAGETDPSKIVNQPDNSGSNGQAEMSRTVDSDSRYEECNKSDNVKDDNVMIDEVGDINDDQPLSTWLNELPPVGSESSRALPVQDQCANAEGLHDGFRTPLHRKDGPGIDSMENDSLPFVKCSPLWKNIDSMELYKTQKPHFSPLVKSREEIREGLAIGVLVNFSNLVENTSKLQFSSDIAIIERSLETLPEFESHGFDVKKVRSCLTQLLSKKKQAEELQKEYEDIRNELSNSDYEGKLDEEINQLYQKFREIEKKLVEAKLKKETREKTLSALQSRRDVVAKTVQSLEAEFINVAGSLYGK from the exons aTGGCTGCTATTACTGCTAATATACGATATGCGCCAGAGGATCCTTCACTTCCTAAACCATGGAGAGGCCTGATTGATGGTAAGACGGGATATATTTACTTTTGGAATCCAGAGACCAATGTTACTCAGTATCAAAAGCCTGGAACAATACAAGTAAAACCAGATTCATCGGATAAATGCGTAACAGTGGCTACATGTTCATCTGTTCAAGCTCAACATTCCTCACAGGTACCAAATCAGGAACTTACTACCATTGATGGCAATGATAGAAATGGTAGAGGCAGCGATGGTTGTGGTGAAAGAAGTGATCAG AACCACAAGAGTGTTACTGGCTGGATGTTTCGTGAAGGAACAGCAGTAGAAGTGTCTTTTCAGAAggaaaattttaatgtttggcATGTGGGAACTGTCATGAAAGCAACTGTGAATGATAAATGTTTAGTGAAATATCAGTGCCCAGGGGGTGATAATGAACATAAAATTCAAGAATTTGCGTATTCGCCGAATATTCGGCCTTCACCCCCAAGTTTGGAGGATAATGATTACCTTCTGCTTGAGAAAGTGGAGGCATACTTTGAATGCTGTTGGTGGAGTGGAAAAATTAGGAGACTTCTTGAAGATAGGAGGTACATTGTTGGCATTGAACATGCAAAGAAGGAGATGACATTTGAACACGCGAATCTGAGGCCTTGCATGGTTTGGACTGATGGCAAATGGATAAATGAAAAG TATGACAAGAGACCTGGTGTGCTCACTAGGCAGTCTGAGAATTCGGACAAACAGCAGAAATGGGCTGAAGAACATCAAGATCAGAATGGCTTTGTTTCTGCAG AGAAGAGGGATAATGGTGGGGTTCATGTTGAAGAAATTGTCGACAAAGAATGTCTTACAAAAGAAGTTGATGTGCCTGATAAAGAAGCAAAAGGTGCAAGGTCTGCAAGAAATTGTGATCTCTCTGTGAAGAAAGATGAGAAAAAACAGAGCAGTGAACAGGAAATACATACTGTTAAT TGCATTAAGGGTTCAACTGAAGGGGACAACAGTTCTAAGAGAAAAAGGGGAAGACCAAAAGCGTTGCCTAAAAAGAAACAGATAGGTTCGATGAAAGATCTCCTACAGGCTACAA GTGAGATAATCACAGGAGCTAAGATGAATATGCAAGATTCGTGTATAGGAGATGAAGCGAAATTAAGTGCAGAGGACTGTGTAATTTCTACAGCTGTTGATGAAATACCAAATAATGGTGATCTTTGTGGCTCGACTAAGAAAAATTTGGCGGTTATTACATCTAATAGGAAGCTTAGAAGCAGAGGTCGTAGGCCCAATAGGATGGTTAGCAGAACAGCAAACACACCTCTGCTTGATGACCAGGCAGGTGAAACAGATCCAAGTAAAATAGTTAACCAACCTGATAATTCCGGCTCAAATGGGCAGGCTGAAATGAGTAGAACTGTTGACAGTGATTCTCGATATGAAG AATGCAATAAGAGTGATAACGTAAAAGATGACAATGTGATGATTGATGAAGTTGGTGATATCAATGATGATCAACCTCTATCAACGTGGTTAAATGAATTACCTCCAGTTGGTTCAGAAAGTTCAA GGGCTTTGCCTGTCCAAGACCAATGTGCTAATGCAGAAGGCCTGCATGATGGTTTCAGAACTCCTCTTCATAGGAAAGATGGTCCTG GCATTGATTCTATGGAGAACGACAGTTTACCATTTGTCAAGTGTTCACCACTTTGGAAAAATATTGATTCTATGGAATTATACAAGACACAGAAGCCCCACTTCTCTCCTCTGGTCAAATCTAGAGAAGAAATTCGGGAGGGATTGGCTATAGGTGTTCTGGTAAATTTTTCAAATCTGGTGGAGAACACGTCAAAGCTACAGTTCTCTTCTGACATTGCCATCATTGAAAGAAGTTTGGAAACTCTTCCGGAGTTCGAATCTCATGGCTTTGATGTTAAGAAAGTTCGATCATGCTTGACCCAGTTATTGTCAAAGAAAAAACAGGCCGAGGAGCTTCAGAAGGAGTACGAAGATATCAGAAATGAGTTGTCTAACAGTGATTATGAAGGTAAGCTTGATGAAGAGATCAACCAACTGTACCAGAAATTCAGAGAGATAGAAAAGAAGCTCGTGGAGGCCAAATTGAAGAAGGAGACGAGGGAGAAGACGTTATCAGCATTGCAATCAAGACGAGATGTGGTTGCAAAAACTGTTCAGAGTCTTGAAGCTGAATTCATAAATGTAGCTGGTTCTCTCTATGGTAAATGA
- the LOC108208747 gene encoding DUF724 domain-containing protein 3 isoform X4 — protein sequence MAAITANIRYAPEDPSLPKPWRGLIDGKTGYIYFWNPETNVTQYQKPGTIQVKPDSSDKCVTVATCSSVQAQHSSQVPNQELTTIDGNDRNGRGSDGCGERSDQNHKSVTGWMFREGTAVEVSFQKENFNVWHVGTVMKATVNDKCLVKYQCPGGDNEHKIQEFAYSPNIRPSPPSLEDNDYLLLEKVEAYFECCWWSGKIRRLLEDRRYIVGIEHAKKEMTFEHANLRPCMVWTDGKWINEKYDKRPGVLTRQSENSDKQQKWAEEHQDQNGFVSAEKRDNGGVHVEEIVDKECLTKEVDVPDKEAKGARSARNCDLSVKKDEKKQSSEQEIHTVNCIKGSTEGDNSSKRKRGRPKALPKKKQIGSMKDLLQATSEIITGAKMNMQDSCIGDEAKLSAEDCVISTAVDEIPNNGDLCGSTKKNLAVITSNRKLRSRGRRPNRMVSRTANTPLLDDQAGETDPSKIVNQPDNSGSNGQAEMSRTVDSDSRYEECNKSDNVKDDNVMIDEVGDINDDQPLSTWLNELPPVGSESSRALPVQDQCANAEGLHDGFRTPLHRKDGPGDLPIRNLNGCTSLMIKDVNLEHLLL from the exons aTGGCTGCTATTACTGCTAATATACGATATGCGCCAGAGGATCCTTCACTTCCTAAACCATGGAGAGGCCTGATTGATGGTAAGACGGGATATATTTACTTTTGGAATCCAGAGACCAATGTTACTCAGTATCAAAAGCCTGGAACAATACAAGTAAAACCAGATTCATCGGATAAATGCGTAACAGTGGCTACATGTTCATCTGTTCAAGCTCAACATTCCTCACAGGTACCAAATCAGGAACTTACTACCATTGATGGCAATGATAGAAATGGTAGAGGCAGCGATGGTTGTGGTGAAAGAAGTGATCAG AACCACAAGAGTGTTACTGGCTGGATGTTTCGTGAAGGAACAGCAGTAGAAGTGTCTTTTCAGAAggaaaattttaatgtttggcATGTGGGAACTGTCATGAAAGCAACTGTGAATGATAAATGTTTAGTGAAATATCAGTGCCCAGGGGGTGATAATGAACATAAAATTCAAGAATTTGCGTATTCGCCGAATATTCGGCCTTCACCCCCAAGTTTGGAGGATAATGATTACCTTCTGCTTGAGAAAGTGGAGGCATACTTTGAATGCTGTTGGTGGAGTGGAAAAATTAGGAGACTTCTTGAAGATAGGAGGTACATTGTTGGCATTGAACATGCAAAGAAGGAGATGACATTTGAACACGCGAATCTGAGGCCTTGCATGGTTTGGACTGATGGCAAATGGATAAATGAAAAG TATGACAAGAGACCTGGTGTGCTCACTAGGCAGTCTGAGAATTCGGACAAACAGCAGAAATGGGCTGAAGAACATCAAGATCAGAATGGCTTTGTTTCTGCAG AGAAGAGGGATAATGGTGGGGTTCATGTTGAAGAAATTGTCGACAAAGAATGTCTTACAAAAGAAGTTGATGTGCCTGATAAAGAAGCAAAAGGTGCAAGGTCTGCAAGAAATTGTGATCTCTCTGTGAAGAAAGATGAGAAAAAACAGAGCAGTGAACAGGAAATACATACTGTTAAT TGCATTAAGGGTTCAACTGAAGGGGACAACAGTTCTAAGAGAAAAAGGGGAAGACCAAAAGCGTTGCCTAAAAAGAAACAGATAGGTTCGATGAAAGATCTCCTACAGGCTACAA GTGAGATAATCACAGGAGCTAAGATGAATATGCAAGATTCGTGTATAGGAGATGAAGCGAAATTAAGTGCAGAGGACTGTGTAATTTCTACAGCTGTTGATGAAATACCAAATAATGGTGATCTTTGTGGCTCGACTAAGAAAAATTTGGCGGTTATTACATCTAATAGGAAGCTTAGAAGCAGAGGTCGTAGGCCCAATAGGATGGTTAGCAGAACAGCAAACACACCTCTGCTTGATGACCAGGCAGGTGAAACAGATCCAAGTAAAATAGTTAACCAACCTGATAATTCCGGCTCAAATGGGCAGGCTGAAATGAGTAGAACTGTTGACAGTGATTCTCGATATGAAG AATGCAATAAGAGTGATAACGTAAAAGATGACAATGTGATGATTGATGAAGTTGGTGATATCAATGATGATCAACCTCTATCAACGTGGTTAAATGAATTACCTCCAGTTGGTTCAGAAAGTTCAA GGGCTTTGCCTGTCCAAGACCAATGTGCTAATGCAGAAGGCCTGCATGATGGTTTCAGAACTCCTCTTCATAGGAAAGATGGTCCTG GAGATTTGCCTATTAGAAATCTTAATGGATGTACGAGTCTAATGATAAAGGATGTGAACTTGGAACACCTGCTATTGTAG
- the LOC108208747 gene encoding DUF724 domain-containing protein 3 isoform X2, with product MAAITANIRYAPEDPSLPKPWRGLIDGKTGYIYFWNPETNVTQYQKPGTIQVKPDSSDKCVTVATCSSVQAQHSSQVPNQELTTIDGNDRNGRGSDGCGERSDQNHKSVTGWMFREGTAVEVSFQKENFNVWHVGTVMKATVNDKCLVKYQCPGGDNEHKIQEFAYSPNIRPSPPSLEDNDYLLLEKVEAYFECCWWSGKIRRLLEDRRYIVGIEHAKKEMTFEHANLRPCMVWTDGKWINEKYDKRPGVLTRQSENSDKQQKWAEEHQDQNGFVSAEKRDNGGVHVEEIVDKECLTKEVDVPDKEAKGARSARNCDLSVKKDEKKQSSEQEIHTVNCIKGSTEGDNSSKRKRGRPKALPKKKQIGEIITGAKMNMQDSCIGDEAKLSAEDCVISTAVDEIPNNGDLCGSTKKNLAVITSNRKLRSRGRRPNRMVSRTANTPLLDDQAGETDPSKIVNQPDNSGSNGQAEMSRTVDSDSRYEECNKSDNVKDDNVMIDEVGDINDDQPLSTWLNELPPVGSESSRALPVQDQCANAEGLHDGFRTPLHRKDGPGIDSMENDSLPFVKCSPLWKNIDSMELYKTQKPHFSPLVKSREEIREGLAIGVLVNFSNLVENTSKLQFSSDIAIIERSLETLPEFESHGFDVKKVRSCLTQLLSKKKQAEELQKEYEDIRNELSNSDYEGKLDEEINQLYQKFREIEKKLVEAKLKKETREKTLSALQSRRDVVAKTVQSLEAEFINVAGSLYGK from the exons aTGGCTGCTATTACTGCTAATATACGATATGCGCCAGAGGATCCTTCACTTCCTAAACCATGGAGAGGCCTGATTGATGGTAAGACGGGATATATTTACTTTTGGAATCCAGAGACCAATGTTACTCAGTATCAAAAGCCTGGAACAATACAAGTAAAACCAGATTCATCGGATAAATGCGTAACAGTGGCTACATGTTCATCTGTTCAAGCTCAACATTCCTCACAGGTACCAAATCAGGAACTTACTACCATTGATGGCAATGATAGAAATGGTAGAGGCAGCGATGGTTGTGGTGAAAGAAGTGATCAG AACCACAAGAGTGTTACTGGCTGGATGTTTCGTGAAGGAACAGCAGTAGAAGTGTCTTTTCAGAAggaaaattttaatgtttggcATGTGGGAACTGTCATGAAAGCAACTGTGAATGATAAATGTTTAGTGAAATATCAGTGCCCAGGGGGTGATAATGAACATAAAATTCAAGAATTTGCGTATTCGCCGAATATTCGGCCTTCACCCCCAAGTTTGGAGGATAATGATTACCTTCTGCTTGAGAAAGTGGAGGCATACTTTGAATGCTGTTGGTGGAGTGGAAAAATTAGGAGACTTCTTGAAGATAGGAGGTACATTGTTGGCATTGAACATGCAAAGAAGGAGATGACATTTGAACACGCGAATCTGAGGCCTTGCATGGTTTGGACTGATGGCAAATGGATAAATGAAAAG TATGACAAGAGACCTGGTGTGCTCACTAGGCAGTCTGAGAATTCGGACAAACAGCAGAAATGGGCTGAAGAACATCAAGATCAGAATGGCTTTGTTTCTGCAG AGAAGAGGGATAATGGTGGGGTTCATGTTGAAGAAATTGTCGACAAAGAATGTCTTACAAAAGAAGTTGATGTGCCTGATAAAGAAGCAAAAGGTGCAAGGTCTGCAAGAAATTGTGATCTCTCTGTGAAGAAAGATGAGAAAAAACAGAGCAGTGAACAGGAAATACATACTGTTAAT TGCATTAAGGGTTCAACTGAAGGGGACAACAGTTCTAAGAGAAAAAGGGGAAGACCAAAAGCGTTGCCTAAAAAGAAACAGATAG GTGAGATAATCACAGGAGCTAAGATGAATATGCAAGATTCGTGTATAGGAGATGAAGCGAAATTAAGTGCAGAGGACTGTGTAATTTCTACAGCTGTTGATGAAATACCAAATAATGGTGATCTTTGTGGCTCGACTAAGAAAAATTTGGCGGTTATTACATCTAATAGGAAGCTTAGAAGCAGAGGTCGTAGGCCCAATAGGATGGTTAGCAGAACAGCAAACACACCTCTGCTTGATGACCAGGCAGGTGAAACAGATCCAAGTAAAATAGTTAACCAACCTGATAATTCCGGCTCAAATGGGCAGGCTGAAATGAGTAGAACTGTTGACAGTGATTCTCGATATGAAG AATGCAATAAGAGTGATAACGTAAAAGATGACAATGTGATGATTGATGAAGTTGGTGATATCAATGATGATCAACCTCTATCAACGTGGTTAAATGAATTACCTCCAGTTGGTTCAGAAAGTTCAA GGGCTTTGCCTGTCCAAGACCAATGTGCTAATGCAGAAGGCCTGCATGATGGTTTCAGAACTCCTCTTCATAGGAAAGATGGTCCTG GCATTGATTCTATGGAGAACGACAGTTTACCATTTGTCAAGTGTTCACCACTTTGGAAAAATATTGATTCTATGGAATTATACAAGACACAGAAGCCCCACTTCTCTCCTCTGGTCAAATCTAGAGAAGAAATTCGGGAGGGATTGGCTATAGGTGTTCTGGTAAATTTTTCAAATCTGGTGGAGAACACGTCAAAGCTACAGTTCTCTTCTGACATTGCCATCATTGAAAGAAGTTTGGAAACTCTTCCGGAGTTCGAATCTCATGGCTTTGATGTTAAGAAAGTTCGATCATGCTTGACCCAGTTATTGTCAAAGAAAAAACAGGCCGAGGAGCTTCAGAAGGAGTACGAAGATATCAGAAATGAGTTGTCTAACAGTGATTATGAAGGTAAGCTTGATGAAGAGATCAACCAACTGTACCAGAAATTCAGAGAGATAGAAAAGAAGCTCGTGGAGGCCAAATTGAAGAAGGAGACGAGGGAGAAGACGTTATCAGCATTGCAATCAAGACGAGATGTGGTTGCAAAAACTGTTCAGAGTCTTGAAGCTGAATTCATAAATGTAGCTGGTTCTCTCTATGGTAAATGA
- the LOC108208747 gene encoding DUF724 domain-containing protein 3 isoform X3, with the protein MAAITANIRYAPEDPSLPKPWRGLIDGKTGYIYFWNPETNVTQYQKPGTIQVKPDSSDKCVTVATCSSVQAQHSSQVPNQELTTIDGNDRNGRGSDGCGERSDQNHKSVTGWMFREGTAVEVSFQKENFNVWHVGTVMKATVNDKCLVKYQCPGGDNEHKIQEFAYSPNIRPSPPSLEDNDYLLLEKVEAYFECCWWSGKIRRLLEDRRYIVGIEHAKKEMTFEHANLRPCMVWTDGKWINEKYDKRPGVLTRQSENSDKQQKWAEEHQDQNGFVSAEKRDNGGVHVEEIVDKECLTKEVDVPDKEAKGARSARNCDLSVKKDEKKQSSEQEIHTVNCIKGSTEGDNSSKRKRGRPKALPKKKQIGSMKDLLQATSEIITGAKMNMQDSCIGDEAKLSAEDCVISTAVDEIPNNGDLCGSTKKNLAVITSNRKLRSRGRRPNRMVSRTANTPLLDDQAGETDPSKIVNQPDNSGSNGQAEMSRTVDSDSRYEECNKSDNVKDDNVMIDEVGDINDDQPLSTWLNELPPVGSESSRALPVQDQCANAEGLHDGFRTPLHRKDGPDPGDLPIRNLNGCTSLMIKDVNLEHLLL; encoded by the exons aTGGCTGCTATTACTGCTAATATACGATATGCGCCAGAGGATCCTTCACTTCCTAAACCATGGAGAGGCCTGATTGATGGTAAGACGGGATATATTTACTTTTGGAATCCAGAGACCAATGTTACTCAGTATCAAAAGCCTGGAACAATACAAGTAAAACCAGATTCATCGGATAAATGCGTAACAGTGGCTACATGTTCATCTGTTCAAGCTCAACATTCCTCACAGGTACCAAATCAGGAACTTACTACCATTGATGGCAATGATAGAAATGGTAGAGGCAGCGATGGTTGTGGTGAAAGAAGTGATCAG AACCACAAGAGTGTTACTGGCTGGATGTTTCGTGAAGGAACAGCAGTAGAAGTGTCTTTTCAGAAggaaaattttaatgtttggcATGTGGGAACTGTCATGAAAGCAACTGTGAATGATAAATGTTTAGTGAAATATCAGTGCCCAGGGGGTGATAATGAACATAAAATTCAAGAATTTGCGTATTCGCCGAATATTCGGCCTTCACCCCCAAGTTTGGAGGATAATGATTACCTTCTGCTTGAGAAAGTGGAGGCATACTTTGAATGCTGTTGGTGGAGTGGAAAAATTAGGAGACTTCTTGAAGATAGGAGGTACATTGTTGGCATTGAACATGCAAAGAAGGAGATGACATTTGAACACGCGAATCTGAGGCCTTGCATGGTTTGGACTGATGGCAAATGGATAAATGAAAAG TATGACAAGAGACCTGGTGTGCTCACTAGGCAGTCTGAGAATTCGGACAAACAGCAGAAATGGGCTGAAGAACATCAAGATCAGAATGGCTTTGTTTCTGCAG AGAAGAGGGATAATGGTGGGGTTCATGTTGAAGAAATTGTCGACAAAGAATGTCTTACAAAAGAAGTTGATGTGCCTGATAAAGAAGCAAAAGGTGCAAGGTCTGCAAGAAATTGTGATCTCTCTGTGAAGAAAGATGAGAAAAAACAGAGCAGTGAACAGGAAATACATACTGTTAAT TGCATTAAGGGTTCAACTGAAGGGGACAACAGTTCTAAGAGAAAAAGGGGAAGACCAAAAGCGTTGCCTAAAAAGAAACAGATAGGTTCGATGAAAGATCTCCTACAGGCTACAA GTGAGATAATCACAGGAGCTAAGATGAATATGCAAGATTCGTGTATAGGAGATGAAGCGAAATTAAGTGCAGAGGACTGTGTAATTTCTACAGCTGTTGATGAAATACCAAATAATGGTGATCTTTGTGGCTCGACTAAGAAAAATTTGGCGGTTATTACATCTAATAGGAAGCTTAGAAGCAGAGGTCGTAGGCCCAATAGGATGGTTAGCAGAACAGCAAACACACCTCTGCTTGATGACCAGGCAGGTGAAACAGATCCAAGTAAAATAGTTAACCAACCTGATAATTCCGGCTCAAATGGGCAGGCTGAAATGAGTAGAACTGTTGACAGTGATTCTCGATATGAAG AATGCAATAAGAGTGATAACGTAAAAGATGACAATGTGATGATTGATGAAGTTGGTGATATCAATGATGATCAACCTCTATCAACGTGGTTAAATGAATTACCTCCAGTTGGTTCAGAAAGTTCAA GGGCTTTGCCTGTCCAAGACCAATGTGCTAATGCAGAAGGCCTGCATGATGGTTTCAGAACTCCTCTTCATAGGAAAGATGGTCCTG ATCCAGGAGATTTGCCTATTAGAAATCTTAATGGATGTACGAGTCTAATGATAAAGGATGTGAACTTGGAACACCTGCTATTGTAG